The sequence ttcacCTGTCCTTATGATTTCTGCACGGCAATCCGTTATAACTTTAAACTGCACGTCTTTTATTGCCACAGGTAACGTGTCTTTTATTAACTCCTCATCAAGCTCAAAATTCCCATTCAtctaaaaatgagaaaaattcaatatgacaATAGCTTCAGTATAATAGATTTGGAGTATCATGCATACGAATTCGCTTTGCTAGAAGTCGCTTCAGTATAAGAAAATTGTAGATAACACTGGAAACGAagtcaaaatatacaattgaGAACGATAAGAGGAAATGTTATTGGAAGCATTTACCACGTACTTGTCtcataaggaaaaaaatgtaCTTGTTGAGAAATATTTCGATGGTAGCCTTGTTTTTGCCGTGTGTTATATTATAAATACGATCTTACTCAGTTACTGATAATAATTGATCCATTTCACGATTACTCAAGTTAGTTCACACTTtgttaaaacaaaagaagtacctggtctgaccaAGATATGTTTAAagttgtttggcagccatcaatagtcaACGTTTAAGGTGGATTTGAGAACATGGACAAAATTGGTAACTCTTACGtagtgataaaattttatttgaaggGTTGagctcaaccaatataaaatctaaactggattctactctggatgagactgcAACTTCGatatcaacagtgaaatattgggtagcagaatTCAAGCGAGGTCGTAAGACCTGCGAAGACCatcatcgcagtggtcgaccaaatgaggaaaaaactccagaaatgttgaagtgtAGTACAGTAACTGAAAATATGGAcacgagaaagctgtgcgcaggATGGGTGCTTGTTATAATTGATctaaaaattgctattttctaACCTCCACATATCTGCGAAAATAACTAAAGGTGTAAGGGATATGCAGACAAACTTCACCACTAAATAGATGATAATCATCAACTTTCAAACGTTGTTTGTCTCCTTTCTTTTATATGTACAATATATGAAATATCTCTATCGTCTACCTTTCACAGTTTTTTCGTAACATTAGACAGGATTCCTCGGTTTAGTTGTATCGAAAcagttgatatttttgatattttttttctacaatgaTAATATGTGATCATTGCACATTTCAACCACCACATTTGTTACAACTGTCTATCTATTGAAAATGAATCTATCAACATGATGATCATTATCTAACCGCTCGCATGGTTTGGGGTCATCTCAATAAAACTCAGTTTGTAATGATTGATGCAACGATGTCTTATTGCAAGctaatagaatgtggagtgcctcaaAGCTCAGTACTAAACCATTTTGTGTATTTTCTGCTTAATAACGATCCTGATTTCACTTAACTAATATCTAGTGatctaatcacccttaaatgtTGATTCGAATCTAATCTTCTTTGTCCCAACGTTTCTTTAACTAAAGTTTCATCATATACGAATCTATTATAGCCTTTTTGTATCGAATAACACCCCAATTCTTCGAAATATCCTAAATATTGActttttcttccttatttatctctgaattcgtttgcctaattcgtaagcacgcttcgaCAATTTTAAGttttagattattattagaaaCGGGTAGCATGACTGATTTACATACTTAACGTACAGAATTAGTTAAAGGTTCAATagtttacaattaaaaaaaatgcaaaattatttgccaattgaaatcaaatcgatatcactacgatttttattctaataataatatttattattattaactattatttttattgtagattTTTGTGTATACTTCATTaggatttcattttatttgcttcatttattagttattcgtatatttgtttgtttgtttgttttctacaagcttttgtttacaaatttgaacaatattttgacaataaagcatttctctctaaTTTAGAAAAACTTACGGCTTTGGTGTGAGTCCATAAACAGCCGGTATATTcctgaaataatttcatatgATTAATCGTTAGGCGAAACATTCAATGCGGTgaagatataattaatttaccttaatttttatttcatcatcGAATTTTCCTTGTTGTACTCTTTCTATTTCTGTTTGCGTAACGCCAGTCTTTTCAACACAAAAGTCGTGAGCTTTTTTGGCAAGAGTTTTTAGTTTATAACCATAATCctaaatcaaaatacaaaatcatacttattattcaaaaaaacctTATAATTGATTCAATAGCATAACTTTTCTTATAATTCTGTTCTCTTTCATCAAATTCATCAACCCTTATGTCACCCAGTCTTTACgctaccactataccaacacgaCGTAATCATCTTCAAAGATTGAAGGTAAATTGTCTGTAAATACGATAACGTGGTTATCGAAGCGTTCGTAAGATAATGTAAGTATGAATGATGAATGTAGTAAACAGTATGATCATCACTTACGTTTccataaattacaaatattacatttttttcctaAGCGCATCCCTCTGAAATCATCAAACATTCTGAAAGTCTAgtcatttttcaagcagaaattcatgcaattgaaaaatatgtcaatCTAAAGAGGAGCTATGACAAAAAGGAAATCGCCATCctgtccgatagtcaagcagcTCTTAGCTTTAATATCATATAATCCCttccaaagaaaataaaatatctaaagcGGGTGCAGataagcccttcatgggacttGAACTCTTCTATGGTATCAGCTTTATAACAATGGAGAAAGCACTGGAAAAAAGATGGATAGGAACCAATTACTTGGACAACCTCATAGGGTTGGGacactataaccagagtagatatATAAACTTAAGCACAGTATAAGTATAAGCAAGTACCGACACTTCTCATAAGACAATGCTTCAAGTTTCAATGACCTTGCGCCATGTTCGCGGTTGTTTTCAGagcgaaatttaatttatttacttttatttgtaGTTAAATTCATAAGTATCCCAAtagaaattgaagaataaaacaATGGTAATTGGATGAACaataattttagtaatttaGCTAGATGATTATTCCAAATTTGATAGGAATTGTGCAATTCGAAAAATACgttgatatattgaaaatgtggaataaactattaaataataattcagaaGAAAATAGGAGCtggaaattgaatatttaccaaataaaattaaataagagGTTAcgttttcatatatatttattagtgATCAAAGTTTACGTataaatttgttacaaataattgatttgcGACGTCCCTTCTGCGTTTAGAAATTTCTAtgataaattttaaagaaaaaaataaacttatacGAATAAATTCAAGTAGAAACTGATCATATGGATGATTAAACTAGCACTCTTGCAATAGCTGTGTATATGTATGAATAACTCgtttttcaattagaatattATCGAAATTAACTTGGAAAATGTCTTctagttttgaaatatatatgataCAAGTATCATTAGGTGAAAGTAATCCTCCAAAATTCTCAGTATCTGTGTCAAATGGCTAAAATAAGTATATAAAGTCTTTTATTCTAAACTTACAGACCTATGTGCAAATTCCTCACGAATGTGACAACGATATAGTCAATGAACACAATTTTTAAAGTATGAATTAACTTCTTACACACTAATTTATCGATTTAATCTTAAACACTATACCCtaactattataaaataattaaaataaaacagtttcttgcgtgcaaaacttttttttgagtGTTGCTACTGGATATTCCTATGCTGTGACCTAAGTAAGAATAATCCaacaacaaacacctgaagacggaAACAATAAGGAACTCTAGAGCACTACATCTGGGTGCGTATGTATAAGAAGATGAAGATCTATGTCAATTAAAACCATCTttcattctagactttttaaaaggagtgggattgatggatcagttATAAACACTGGATTCTCCAGTATGGCAGTGTATACCAAATCCATACAAACATAGGTACGTACAACATGACTGCTACCTGCTTATTCTTCGCAATGAATTACTGATTAGATGCATAATCAGTTTGGTGGAAGATGTGTTTAGAAAATGAGTGTGACATGTTGTTCTGCTAAATACCGTAACcgtaaaatagattttttttatataggaGAGTAAAACAACGGAACACAGGCAGCTTTTTGACAATTACGAAGAAGAGTTAGGAATAATATGGGCTTAATTATTAATCTTAAACAACTTTTCTCAATAACTAAATTAATCGCGTTTCGTATTTCAGATATTCTGacgaaataaacaataattcagTTTGTTCATCTATCAAATACACTGAAAGAGATGGGAATTGGAAATGTAAGcaacaaacaatattttcaaataattttttgagtacAGAAAGTGCGATCTACGCATACTAGAGTGCATATGGGACTAGATAGTATAGatactaatatttttctaatcgatatacTCACCCCTTCGGTTAAATAGCAACTAGCAGCACCAATACAGATTACTGcgaataaaatcagttttttcattttcctgaaaatatcaaaattgaatattaagaAGTAGTCACTTGAATAATTGTCTGTTGAATAAATTCTCGACATTTCCAATCTCATTAATATAACTATTGTATTCCAATTTGaacttttgttattaatattatgaatggtatataaaattttaattattttaatgaagcatttctatttaaaatagcaCACAATTTTCAAGcttatcaacaaatttgaatgtttttttctcaattttctgaaaaaaaatagatagaCTATCTAAGAATTATCAATACATACGTTCTAGTTTTCACATATTCACGGAAAATCATTTTACTAAACTAAACTTTCATGTCGGTATCGCCAGATCATCTGCAATTTTCCAACTAAAGTCGTGGTGCACACAGCACCCACTAATTCTTCTCCAAAAATGTCTCTATTTCAAAGGCGCTTTTGACAACACCGTTCAATCAATCAAGAAGAAATGGGAATAGGAAAATAAGCACGGAAGCATCTCCATTACTATTACAGTGGAAGGTATTTCGCGAAGCGTGGTCATTGATAGTGGACAAAGTTTTTACTAGTCTGGGCAACACTAGATTCATAGTCTCAAACCACGACGATAGTAGTAGCAAAAATGAAGGTCAAATATCTAGCAATATGCGAACGTTCCTAAACACAATTGAAAACCATTTATCCTGGATAAACACTAGAAATAATCATTTAGATAAAGTAATATCCAAAGGCACTGTGACTGTATAGTCGCTATTCTGTAGGCAAGATATGGTGGATAGTGTGATACCCAGAAATGACACTAAATTCATAATAGGTCTCTAGACAGGTCCTAATGGCTCATAGGTTGTTTCCGGAAGGAGTGGTCGGTCTTGGATCTTTAGAATTATTGTAAAAGGAAGCACGACTGACTAAACAACCGGATAGGCGATGAATAAAGGAGCAGATGTACTCCCCAATAATTGCCCGCGAATCACAAAGACCTAGAGGAGCAAACTGTCAGCTGTCAGCTATCGAGGATAGGGGATGAATTGCTACTCGTTAGTCAGCCTCTGGGATACCTGGCGAACTCCCAGAGTATTCTACCTTGGCCAGATATGGGCACACTTGATAAAGAAGGATCAAGGAGGCAGAAAAAACATTCAAAGGGGAATTAAGAGAATTAGAAGCGGAAATAAAGGCTAAAGAAATGAGGAACGGGGAGGCAAAAGAGAAAACAAGTATGGATATTAGGATATTAGGCTGAAGAAAGCTGAAGAAACATTCAGGAGGAAAATGAGAGAGCTCGGAGAAAAAATGAGGGAAAAAGAGAAGACAAGTGAAAAAATGAGAGGGAAAAGTAGGAATTCCGAGGAAGAGCTAGTAACAAGATGGAGCGTTCATAATTTCTTAGATCCTTCAAGGTTCTATAAAAGGAGCATCAAGTTTGGTCTCTTCACCTCCTCAAGTTTTTTTGTGTACCACATCAAGTCCAAAGCGCACTCAGAATCGTGAGGAAATGTCgtttaatgaaattgaaaatattggaagaaTACTAGAAACAGTACCATTGTATGAAAGTTGGAGGCAGATAGTACTTCAAATTGAACTGTTTCTTCTTACAATAATCCATGCAATTTCATGAAATGGAGTCgtttagaataataaaaatgagagTTGGATAGATAGTAAAAGCAGCTTCAAAATTGTACATGACttcaaacttttaattttttttattggtgaTAAAGAACAGGACTCCTATAGAATAAATCCCCTTTCACGTTAAAATCGTTTTCTTTCGTTGATTTTCCGATCATAAACCTTATTTGTGGTGCAAATTCTACTTGGAGATACTTggacacaccctgtatatcttttaaatcattttgtGTCTCGTATTTGCGATAGATTAACATATTAacatataaattttatgaatattgcAAAACATTGTCATATTGGAgacgtagaaattttcaatggaaatttttgATATGATAAGTGATAAGTACCATAAAAAAATGACTCAAAATCAAATACCGATGACGAATGCAAAATCACGTCATATAAGGTCAAATTATTGATAACAACTATTATTACTGGAGGATATCTATTTATACAGTGTGTACATGaagtaaaattttgttgaataaaaaattatgcaaataaaTCGTACAATCTGCAGAAGTATATTATTAGTGCAAAATTCACatattgtatcaaatattactcttatttttagtttttcaaaatttattgaattaaaaatacaacCGTCGGACCgtataattctaattttctcatttcctaagtccattaaaacaaaattatcaaaaaattgtttattttaaagaaCTATTGGGTTTTTCTGTAGATAATTATCTTTGTTGATGAATTATTTGACACTAATGGGAGGTGTTTAGTGTACTTAGATTCTTTCAAAgttcatttatatttacaaagaaGAAAACGACAGGTTATGGTGCTAGTAGCAATTCAATATTACATTTCCAAATCACAAGCGTATCAAACAACTACAGTTTGAAGGTTTTTAAATCTGACTATAATTAACGATGAAAATTCTTGGAcgtatgtaaaattttgaggaGAAACATTATGAGAACTGCAATACAACATGATAGAAATCGTATAATGATATTTTGTAAAACCGCAGAGCAAAAAGTAGATGCATACCCTCATTTCATTGGTGAAATAGTGAAGCAACGTTTATGTTAATCACCACTTACTTATCTGCAACTTCTTCTATCATATATGATATTTCTTCTACATTTAACTCTATATTTTGCCGTTCAGCTCGTCTAAAGTTCATTGCTCTTATTTCtccatttcatatatttctgGGCCTGcttcttctcttctttttaTTCGTTCCGGTTTTCCAATCACTTCTGCTGCTCTGTTCTCCTTTATCCTCACTATGTGACAAACCCATCTCAATTGttgttgtttgattttttgcaCTGCATTCACTACGTTCAATTTTCATCTAATTATATCGTTCCTCATTTATCCAGTTTCTTCACCCCCGTATCTCCATTCCACATGTTTATTTTTGCCTCAATTTAATGGTTAGTACTCAGGATTTGCAATCATAGATCAGCATTGGTAGTAGTACTGATTCGTAAACTCTCGTTTTTGTACGTTTTGTTATCTCTTTTTTGTTGTAGAATACTCTGTATAATTCTATTTACTATATCGTCTGTAGATTGGTCTCAATCTATTGAATCCTATgtgtgttttttctttttacactTCATTAACTATCGTCGTCCCTGACGAGAAGAAAGAATAACGGATTTAAAGCGCATCTTCATTCCTCTCCCTATAAGTTACGAAAACTCTTGTCGTCTTCCCGCTAAATCTTAATTTTCTTATACATATTCTAAGCTATGTTTATCAGTTGCTTACTAACTTTTCCATTCCTTATTATTTCTCACACATTTTCTCTGTTTATACAATATACTTATCGAAGGCTCTTTCTAAATCAGCTGCTATAATATAAACCTCACTTTCTGCATCTGTTATTTGCCTCAAAGTGAATATCCGCCATAAGAGAACATAGAAGGCAAGGTTATTGTTTGGGAATGATTGTTATCATTTTATGAAAGGCAATTCGAACGGACCAAAGTATTTGGGTCTGTTGAGAAATCACATACTTCTCGCCAGAAGAAATACAGATAGTAACAAATgacaatgaaaattaacaaGATGGATGCATAATCATCACATTTTATTGTGGTTCGAAATCAGTAAAATGGAGTTTCCAAAGACAGATAAATTGGAGAAAGGGGCCCAATAAAATGATCAGCTATATCTTTCGATTgactattttcattcatataatTTTGGAATAGCACATATTACACTCCTGTTGATGGTCTAAAGTATTTGATGAAGTTtctatctaataatttttgctaAACCTCACAAAATCATTTCGTGATTTATCTATATCACTAAgaataatgtgaaaaattccATTCCGCTATTTTGTTGATGATGAAGTTGATGATTGCATACTAACGAAAAATTTGTACAAGGAATGAGATGAActaacaaatagaaaatttagttgtttttattatcaaaaactataattttagagatttgatttgattttttcaccCCGATTTTACACAATTTACGTTGCaaatcatttcataaattaaatttgagaTAATGGAATGAATGGAAAGCTGTTGataatgatttattaaaattaaacgaaatatcaatttgaatacAATCTAAGATTGATGTACCTGTTTTTAGATTAATAAAAAGCAATGATCAATTCTTTCCTAGCACTTGAAAACCTCACTCTTGGTCACTTTTGAACTGTACTGATAGCTCTCTATCCCTCCagtatatttatacaatatcgttacctaaaaaaatcaagtattCCTTGTTTTTCATCGACAAAATCACCGTCTTCCATTTTGATCAAGTTGATTTGCATACTGTGTACCAAAACTGTTTTACATTGTAAATTATACACGtgacatcattttcaaatttatattataccatgataaaatttcattttcatattttatttcgttGAAAGTGAATTGAATTCAAATATTAGTTGATTATTTGGACAATTATCAcattgaaaatgataatgataaataataatagaagcACACATGTACACACGATATAATAGCTGAGAAATTTAAGCGCAGACTTTCTAGACCCATAGCTTAGAAATTATTCCCTTCtacattttcctattttttacttttgttttccAGTCCTGATTcttcctctctctctctctctctctcttactTAGGTCTTTCATAAACTCTACATACGACCTTTTCATCGGTTTTTCCTTTGTCTTGTTTGTCcttatccatatttttttttatgcaCTCAAATCTGGCATTCTCTGAATGTGAGCCTTCCACTTTTTTTCTGGACATTTTCAACAGCATTGTAGATAACGAATCTCCCTGTTTCAATCCTGTATGGTTTGCCTTTacctttatttttgtttgttcgaGTTTCATTTTGGTGAGACTCATTAGCTTTTTTCCCAAAACATTAGAACAAGGCCAACATCAGAAAAACTTAATGGTCAAGATAAATAAATCGGTTTAAGTCAAGTTCTTGATAAAGTCTAGCGCTTGGATTCACTCTACATAATAAGATACATTTTTCCGCTTAATTATTTCCCCATTGTTAAATCATACCTTAAACTTTGATACTTTGTGGTTAAGTATACAGACGTGTACTCAACAATTAAAACAGTTGTTCTCTGGAAGCGTTTTAGATCAGCTTCTATATGATCTACACACAGCCGATCAGACAATTCAACATATCATTATAATCCTCAAAATGCATCACAAATCCTTCCAACTAATATCGACAGGCTGTTgcaattgttgaaaatattgcaAAGTCAAGGGATCGAGTCCAAATCCATTCATGTTACCTTCAAAAACAAACAAGGAAATCGTCTGTTAGATTAAACAAGAGACTTACTTGGAGGAAACATTTCTTTACGAAAAGAAAACAGCTCAAGATTGAACTTAGACAATTATATTAAATACATGTGGAGAAATCACAACTCTATTTCGAGAATGAGCTATTAATATGTGGAACAATTCTAAAACCTGTTTGGATATAAGGTGAGATTTCAATCAAGAGTTCTGAGGATCATAACAAATCCTTAAATACTGCATGGTATGTACTCAACAACATTAATAAAAGAGATGTGCTCACAAAACAAATTGAACTGATCAATGACAAGTACAATAGAAGACTCGAGCCTTACCTCAATCAACAACGCAGAACTTTAGTATCAGAACCTGTTATCTGACCTGTCCACTCAAAAGATTTACCATGTACTACAACACCAACACATTTTAATATATCTCATGTGGTAGAAGTCTCTAGTTATTCGATGTCCTCCATGGTTACTATTGGATTCCAGCCTTTTGAATTGACTACAAGTTGTTGTTAAGTAATGTCATTGGTAACGGTTATCGTTTAACCTACAAATTCCACCAACTTTGATACActtatattacattttatttgttatgtttattattttgtgataCTAGATAATCATTTAGGATACTACAGGGtcaataaatttggaaaatcttttaccactgagccattttttcaattctggGAACAGGAAATAGTTCTGCGGCCGTTTTCTCTGGAGCtagttctcccttttcaatccatcgttttgattgttcttcTATTTTGGGTATGGACGTTTCattcatggttatgaaacggagcaaggagcagtctcatccagagtagaatcaatttttatcatttacgggtttttgatatgaaaattttttaaataaattattccttTAAACTGCAAAATCTCGTAGAGTTTTTAATACTTGTAGTGACATCTTTCAAAAGCTAGCGAGATtgaaatgagaaatatataaaataagaaaccTCTTTAGTAGACTTAAGAGGTTTTGAcatttcagtatatttttaatgaaaaattaaagtGAGTTTAGAATCGCGCCAAAAATCACTTCGCGTTAAGCTAACTCAAGGTTTGTTTTTGTGCCCTAAACGTTCATAAAATCAAATAGTTATGTCACATAACCATGATAGTCGTGGTAAATATATCGTGAGTTtaacatttaacaaaaatatcactGAGTGTGTCGTTTATTAGCTCAAGATGATTTCTGCAAAGGTCATGATCAAAATGATATTCTGGTGACAGATTTAAGAGCCAGAAGTAACTTTATCATCGGTGAcgattttaatattgaacaatATCACTGAGAAACAAGTATCAACCGGTGATATTCCTTGTTATCAAAGAAATCAAGATGATATTAGTAAAAGCGTGACGCCTACTTCCACGGTGCCAACATCACCTTTGGAGGAATCCTTATTAATCCTTGACTTGAACAATACGACattaatatacgaggtctgactTGTAGATTCATAATTCTAATAACGAACCTAGTGACAGTGGTTCTGAGAATGTTATTTAACATATTGAGCGGGTTCTAAGCTCTTCTAAATCTGAAAGTTTCTCAGAAAATGATCGAAATAAGATAAATCAAACTGTCGCTCCAAAACGTGAAAGATCTAAAGGAAAAAACGTTAATAGCTTCAACTGGGaacgtaataaaaataaactgaaacGAATGGAAGGAGAAAATTATACTACTACTAAAttaaataaggaaataaaaaactataacaaaattgAGAGAGAATCAAGGAAAATGGGTACTCCTTGTGATTGCAGTATTTCCAAGAAATCCAAATTCCGAAAGTTTTATTGCCTATCATTTTCTGAGGAAGAAAGAAAgtcaaaattcattatattggttgggcttaAGCCtctcaaataaaagttttcgtTTTCATCACTTAACGATAttaaatttactgaaaacgttcaatatTGATGGCGGCCAactaaatactaaacaacgtggcgtcttcaaacttttggtttttttcaagcaactactgcTATCTCTAGGAGAGCCCAGGTACTCCTGAAAACAATCtcttggaaaatattcaaaatgatgaTCTTTCACGACTTCTCAACGTGTACTTAATTCAAAAGTTATTCAGAGCTTTTCGATATATAGTGCATTCAAAAGCTTAAG comes from Diorhabda carinulata isolate Delta chromosome 8, icDioCari1.1, whole genome shotgun sequence and encodes:
- the LOC130897557 gene encoding general odorant-binding protein 83a isoform X2; its protein translation is MKKLILFAVICIGAASCYLTEGDYGYKLKTLAKKAHDFCVEKTGVTQTEIERVQQGKFDDEIKIKEYTGCLWTHTKAMNGNFELDEELIKDTLPVAIKDVQFKVITDCRAEIIRTGADMNFADKAYSLAKCVHDRNPESWFFF
- the LOC130897557 gene encoding general odorant-binding protein 83a isoform X1 — protein: MKKLILFAVICIGAASCYLTEGDYGYKLKTLAKKAHDFCVEKTGVTQTEIERVQQGKFDDEIKIKEYTGCLWTHTKAMNGNFELDEELIKDTLPVAIKDVQFKVITDCRAEIIRTAGADMNFADKAYSLAKCVHDRNPESWFFF